DNA from Asanoa sp. WMMD1127:
GTGCCGCCGGCCGCCCTCGAGATTCCCCGGCACGGCTGGGTCAACCTGCACTTCTCGCTGCTGCCGGCCTGGCGCGGCGCGGCGCCCGTCCAGCACGCCGTGCTGCACGGCGACGAGATCACCGGCGCCAGCGTGTTCGAGCTGGAGGCGGGCCTCGACACCGGCCCGGTCTACGGCACGCTGACCGACGAGATCCGCCCGACCGACACCTCCGGCGACCTGCTCGACCGGCTGGCCACCTCCGGCGCGGGCCTGCTGGTCGCCGTGCTCGACGCGATCGAGGCCGGCACCGCGCGGGCCGAGCCGCAGCCGGCCGACGGCGTGAGCCTCGCGCCCAAGCTGACCGTCGAGGACGCGATGGTGCGCTGGGACGAGCCCGCGTTCGCCGTCGACCGCCGGATCCGGGCGTGCACCCCGGCGCCCGGCGCGTGGACCACGTTCCGCGAGGACCGGGTCAAGCTGGGCCCGGTCCGGCCGGTCGCCAACGCTCCCGCCCTCAAACCCGGCGACCTGCTGGTCGACCGCACCGGCGTGCTGGTCGGCACGGCCACCACGCCGGTCGCCCTCGGCGAGGTGCGGGCCGCGGGCAAGCGGGCCATGCCGGCCGCCGACTGGGCGCGCGGCGTCCGGGTCGAGTCCAGCGAGCGTTTCGCGTGACCGCCGACCTGCGCGGCCACGACGGCCGTGGAAGCCACGACGACCGCCGCAACGAGCCCGGACGTGGCCGCGGCGGCCAGGGCCGGGATCGCCGCGACGACCGCCGCTCCCAGGGCGGCCGACGCAACACCATCGACCCGGCCCGCTCCGCCGCCTACGCCGCGGTCGCCGCCGTGCACCGCGACGACGCGTACGCCAACCTGGTCCTGCCGGCCATCCTGCGCGAGCGCGACGTCGACGGACGGGACGCCGCGTTCGCGACCGAGCTCACCTACGGCGCACTGCGCTCGCGCGGCACCCTCGACGCGGTGCTGGCCGCGGCGGCCGGCCGCGAGGTCGACCGGATCGACCCGCCGGCCCGTGACGCGCTGCGCCTGGGCGCCTACCAGATCCTCTACATGCGTGTGCCGGCCCACGCCGCCGTCTCGTCCACGGTCGACCTGGTCAAGGCGGTCGCTCCCGGCGCCACCGGTTTCGCCAACGCCGTCCTCCGCGAGATCACCACACGCGACCTCGACGCCTGGGTCGAGCGGCTCGCGCCCGACTACGCCACCGACCCGATCGGCAACCTCGCCCTGACCAACAGCCATCCGCAGTGGATCGTCCGGGCGTTCCAGGAGGCTCTCGGCGGCGACCTCGACGAAACCAACCGGCTGCTGATCGAGGACAACCAACCGCCGGCCGTGCAGCTCTGCGCCCGTCCGGGCCGGGTCGACGCGGTCGCGCTGGCCGACGAGGTGGGCGGCGCGCCGGGCGCGTTCTCGCCGTACGCCGTCTATCTGTCCGGCGGCGCCCCGGGCGACCTCGCCGCCATCCGTGACGGCCGCGCCCACGTGCAGGACGAGGGCTCGCAGCTGGTCGCCACCGCGCTGGTCGACGCGCCGGTCGAGGGCACCGACGCGCGCTGGCTCGACCTGTGCGCCGGCCCCGGTGGCAAGGCCGGCCTGCTCGCCGCGATCGCCGCCCAGCGCGGCGCCCACCTGACCGCGGTCGAGGTGGCCGCGCACCGGGCCGAGCTCGTGTCGAAGGCGGTGGCGGGCTTCCCCGCGACCGTGCTGCACACCGACGGCCGGACCGTCGGCCGCGACTCCGACCTGCCGGAGCAGGGCTTCGACCGGGTGCTGGTCGACGCGCCGTGCACGGGCCTGGGCGCGCTGCGCCGGCGGCCCGAGGCGCGCTGGCGCCGCCAGCCCAGCGACCTGCCGCCGCTGACCCGCCTCCAGCGCGAGCTGCTCACCGCGGCGCTGCGGGCGGTCCGCCCGGGCGGCGTGGTCGGCTACGTGACCTGCTCGCCGCACACGGTCGAGACGCACGTCTCGGTCACCGAGGGCACCCGCCGCTCCGACATCGCGGTCGACTTCGTCGACGCCCGCCCGCTGCTCCCGGCCGGCATGCCGGGCCTGGGCACCGGCCCGACGGTGCAGCTCTGGCCACACCGGCACGGCACGGACGCGATGTTCCTGGCCGTCCTGCGCCGGACTAGTTGACCGGCAGCAGCGAGGTGCCGCCGTTCTTGATCGACCGGGTGTACGTGCGGCCACTGTCCCAGGAGAAGCACTTCACGCCGCGGTTGCCCTGGTCCCACTCGGCCGCGGTCGGGTAGTAG
Protein-coding regions in this window:
- the fmt gene encoding methionyl-tRNA formyltransferase, which encodes MRLVFAGTPAVTLPALDAIADSSHELLAVVTRPDAPAGRGRRLVRSPAGAWADEHGVEVLTPAKPREPEFLERLRDLAPDCVPVVAYGALVPPAALEIPRHGWVNLHFSLLPAWRGAAPVQHAVLHGDEITGASVFELEAGLDTGPVYGTLTDEIRPTDTSGDLLDRLATSGAGLLVAVLDAIEAGTARAEPQPADGVSLAPKLTVEDAMVRWDEPAFAVDRRIRACTPAPGAWTTFREDRVKLGPVRPVANAPALKPGDLLVDRTGVLVGTATTPVALGEVRAAGKRAMPAADWARGVRVESSERFA
- a CDS encoding transcription antitermination factor NusB is translated as MRGHDGRGSHDDRRNEPGRGRGGQGRDRRDDRRSQGGRRNTIDPARSAAYAAVAAVHRDDAYANLVLPAILRERDVDGRDAAFATELTYGALRSRGTLDAVLAAAAGREVDRIDPPARDALRLGAYQILYMRVPAHAAVSSTVDLVKAVAPGATGFANAVLREITTRDLDAWVERLAPDYATDPIGNLALTNSHPQWIVRAFQEALGGDLDETNRLLIEDNQPPAVQLCARPGRVDAVALADEVGGAPGAFSPYAVYLSGGAPGDLAAIRDGRAHVQDEGSQLVATALVDAPVEGTDARWLDLCAGPGGKAGLLAAIAAQRGAHLTAVEVAAHRAELVSKAVAGFPATVLHTDGRTVGRDSDLPEQGFDRVLVDAPCTGLGALRRRPEARWRRQPSDLPPLTRLQRELLTAALRAVRPGGVVGYVTCSPHTVETHVSVTEGTRRSDIAVDFVDARPLLPAGMPGLGTGPTVQLWPHRHGTDAMFLAVLRRTS